Proteins found in one SAR324 cluster bacterium genomic segment:
- the atpH gene encoding ATP synthase F1 subunit delta codes for MSQMVIARRYASALSNLAKQENNLEQVGTELEDFCDTLHEAVELQESLSNNKVPMVVRNSILTEILTKMKLSPLVSTFLRYLLSKRRLTLVHDIARAFALLTQEAMGILPAEVTVAKEPRSKESKDLLQKLQEQLSASTGKTVQIHVSVDPSIIGGIVTRIGSMVIDGSIRNQLIQVRESIIRG; via the coding sequence ATGAGCCAAATGGTGATTGCCCGCAGATATGCCTCGGCACTTTCCAATCTTGCCAAGCAAGAAAACAATCTGGAGCAAGTTGGCACTGAATTGGAGGACTTCTGCGATACTCTGCATGAAGCTGTTGAATTGCAGGAGAGTCTGAGCAACAACAAAGTCCCAATGGTGGTGCGCAATAGTATCCTGACAGAGATCCTGACCAAGATGAAATTGTCTCCATTAGTCAGCACTTTTCTCCGCTACCTACTCAGTAAACGCCGCCTGACACTTGTTCACGACATTGCTCGGGCGTTCGCCTTGTTAACCCAAGAGGCGATGGGAATTCTTCCCGCAGAAGTCACGGTCGCCAAAGAACCACGCAGCAAAGAGAGCAAAGATCTGCTACAGAAACTGCAGGAACAACTCTCTGCCAGTACTGGCAAGACCGTACAAATCCATGTCTCAGTGGATCCTTCCATCATCGGCGGTATCGTCACACGCATCGGTTCGATGGTGATCGACGGGAGCATCCGCAACCAACTTATCCAAGTCCGTGAATCGATCATCAGGGGTTGA
- a CDS encoding ATP synthase F0 subunit B: MMKRTGMYSVLLTGLLWSAPLWAAGGEGQSSMLDFFWKVVNTIILLAILYYFARKPISSALGKSAEEAKATIEEARQAEQRIEEELTKAREKLEKVEHEATEMIVKAKVTAEAERQRILEEGEAEVKRITDYARFTIEQEFKKAEYDLRCWVAGVTIDLAEEKLQQRVNADQQKKLIQDFVDELPSGGSR, from the coding sequence ATGATGAAGAGAACCGGCATGTATAGCGTGTTGCTGACTGGACTACTTTGGTCAGCGCCACTCTGGGCTGCTGGAGGAGAAGGACAATCCTCAATGCTGGACTTCTTCTGGAAAGTGGTGAATACGATCATTCTGCTTGCGATCCTCTACTACTTTGCTCGCAAACCCATCAGTAGCGCTTTGGGGAAGTCTGCAGAAGAAGCCAAAGCTACTATCGAGGAAGCACGTCAGGCCGAACAGCGCATCGAAGAAGAATTGACCAAAGCACGCGAAAAATTGGAGAAGGTAGAGCATGAAGCAACGGAGATGATTGTAAAGGCCAAGGTCACTGCAGAAGCTGAGCGTCAGCGAATCTTGGAGGAAGGTGAAGCTGAGGTGAAGCGAATCACCGACTATGCGCGCTTTACCATCGAGCAGGAATTCAAAAAAGCTGAATACGACCTGCGTTGCTGGGTTGCCGGAGTGACCATCGATCTAGCTGAAGAGAAGCTGCAGCAACGTGTCAATGCAGACCAGCAGAAAAAACTGATTCAAGATTTTGTTGATGAATTGCCGAGTGGAGGAAGCCGATGA